The following proteins are encoded in a genomic region of Zea mays cultivar B73 chromosome 9, Zm-B73-REFERENCE-NAM-5.0, whole genome shotgun sequence:
- the LOC100273905 gene encoding arogenate dehydratase/prephenate dehydratase 2, chloroplastic-like isoform X1 — MAPTTCLRIPFLPARGRSANVNAPPSWLPRRLSLKSSATNGPFTSADVMGADWKGLKVAYQGCAGAYSEAAAKKAYPNCEAVPCEHFDTAFQAVQNWVVDRAVLPLENSLGGSIHRNYDLLVQHSLHIVGEVRLEVHHCLLANPGVKIENLKSVMSHPQALAQCEHTLTGLGIEHREAVDDTAGAAKIVAEHMVQDTGAIASSLAAKLYGLDVLAENIQDGKNNVTRFMMLARKPNILRNDRPFKTSIVFSLEEGHGQLFRALGVFAQRKINLTKIESRPHKERPLRVSDDCSSLLKNFDYLFYVDLEASMADPKIQNALGNLKEFATFLRVLGSYPTNVNEP; from the exons ATGGCGCCCACGACTTGCCTCCGGATCCCCTTCCTCCCCGCCCGAGGCCGCTCCGCTAACGTCAACGCCCCTCCGTCCTGGCTCCCCCGCCGCCTTTCTCTCAAATCCAGCGCGACCAACG GGCCGTTCACTAGCGCGGACGTCATGGGGGCGGATTGGAAGGGGCTCAAGGTTGCTTACCAG GGTTGCGCTGGGGCGTACAGCGAAGCGGCAGCAAAGAAGGCATACCCAAATTGTGAGGCTGTGCCCTGTGAGCACTTTGACACTGCATTTCAG GCTGTTCAAAACTGGGTAGTTGATAGGGCAGTGCTGCCACTTGAGAATTCATTGGGAGGTAGCATACATCGGAACTATGATCTATTGGTTCAGCATAGTTTGCACATTGTCGGAGAAGTTCGCCTTGAGGTTCACCATTGCTTGTTAGCCAATCCTGGTGTGAAGATTGAAAATCTGAAAAGTGTTATGAGCCATCCCCAG GCTCTTGCGCAATGTGAACACACATTAACAGGACTAGGAATTGAACATAGAGAGGCTGTTGACGACACTGCTGGTGCAGCAAAG ATTGTTGCAGAACATATGGTCCAGGATACTGGTGCTATTGCTAGTTCATTGGCTGCTAAACTCTATGGATTGGATGTTCTTGCTGAGAATATTCAG GATGGCAAAAATAATGTCACCCGTTTTATGATGCTAGCTCGAAAACCCAACATTCTTCGCAATGATAGACCATTTAAG ACAAGCATAGTCTTTTCACTAGAAGAAGGACATGGACAACTCTTTAGGGCGCTTGGTGTATTCGCACAGAGGAAAATCAACCTCACAAAG ATCGAAAGTCGTCCACACAAGGAGAGGCCTCTTCGAGTATCTGATGACTGTTCCTCACTCTTAAA GAATTTTGATTACCTCTTTTACGTTGACCTTGAAGCATCAATGGCTGATCCAAAGATTCAGAATGCTCTTGGAAATCTGAAG GAGTTTGCAACCTTTTTAAGAGTCCTCGGAAGCTATCCTACAAATGTGAATGAACCTTAG
- the LOC103639277 gene encoding LOB domain-containing protein 1 encodes MDDYGNAIVVTGTAAPLKYNCRSVSPPSSVSSSCSPPPPPPPPTPPAAVQVVVGNVAPTVVLSPCAACKILRRRCADGCVLAPYFPPTEPAKFTTAHRVFGASNIIKLLQDLPESSRADAVSSMVYEAEARLRDPVYGCAGAVCRLQRQANELKVQLARAQADLLSAQAQHADLLALFCVEMANRRGNRQQQQQPSPPTTTVDGGGGSEFGGAAYGQTFYDSDDLDSATWPDHEAQLWT; translated from the exons ATGGACGACTACGGCAACGCGATCGTCGTCACGGGCACGGCGGCTCCGCTCAAATACAACTGTCGCTCCGTGTCGCCGCCGTCGAGCGTGTCGTCGTCgtgctcgccgccaccgcctcctcctcctcctactCCTCCTGCCGCCGTCCAGGTGGTGGTGGGCAACGTGGCGCCGACCGTCGTCCTGAGCCCGTGCGCGGCGTGCAAGATCCTCCGGCGCCGCTGCGCCGACGGCTGCGTGCTGGCTCCCTACTTCCCGCCGACGGAGCCCGCCAAGTTCACCACAGCGCACCGCGTCTTCGGCGCCAGCAACATCATCAAGCTCCTCCAG GACTTGCCGGAGAGCTCGCGCGCGGACGCGGTGAGCAGCATGGTGTACGAGGCGGAGGCGCGGCTGCGGGACCCGGTGTACGGGTGCGCGGGGGCGGTGTGCCGGCTGCAGAGGCAGGCCAACGAGCTCAAGGTGCAGCTGGCGCGCGCGCAGGCCGACCTGCTCAGCGCGCAGGCGCAGCACGCCGACCTGCTAGCCCTCTTCTGCGTCGAGATGGCCAACCGCCGCGGCaaccggcagcagcagcagcagccgtcgCCGCCGACGACGACGGTGGACGGCGGTGGCGGAAGCGAGTTCGGCGGCGCGGCGTACGGGCAGACGTTTTACGACTCGGACGACCTGGACTCGGCCACGTGGCCGGATCACGAAGCCCAGCTCTGGACCTAG
- the LOC100273905 gene encoding Arogenate dehydratase/prephenate dehydratase 2, chloroplastic-like codes for MAPTTCLRIPFLPARGRSANVNAPPSWLPRRLSLKSSATNGDNSLPNPISTSPTSPPWLTVVDVNGLRRPPAPVSAPTIPGDRGPRWLPRPFTSADVMGADWKGLKVAYQGCAGAYSEAAAKKAYPNCEAVPCEHFDTAFQAVQNWVVDRAVLPLENSLGGSIHRNYDLLVQHSLHIVGEVRLEVHHCLLANPGVKIENLKSVMSHPQALAQCEHTLTGLGIEHREAVDDTAGAAKIVAEHMVQDTGAIASSLAAKLYGLDVLAENIQDGKNNVTRFMMLARKPNILRNDRPFKTSIVFSLEEGHGQLFRALGVFAQRKINLTKIESRPHKERPLRVSDDCSSLLKNFDYLFYVDLEASMADPKIQNALGNLKEFATFLRVLGSYPTNVNEP; via the exons ATGGCGCCCACGACTTGCCTCCGGATCCCCTTCCTCCCCGCCCGAGGCCGCTCCGCTAACGTCAACGCCCCTCCGTCCTGGCTCCCCCGCCGCCTTTCTCTCAAATCCAGCGCGACCAACGGTGACAATTCCCTCCCCAATCCCATCTCCACCTCTCCCACCTCGCCGCCTTGGTTAACGGTGGTGGACGTTAACGGGTTGCGTCGCCCGCCCGCGCCTGTTTCCGCCCCTACCATCCCCGGCGACCGCGGTCCCCGGTGGCTGCCTC GGCCGTTCACTAGCGCGGACGTCATGGGGGCGGATTGGAAGGGGCTCAAGGTTGCTTACCAG GGTTGCGCTGGGGCGTACAGCGAAGCGGCAGCAAAGAAGGCATACCCAAATTGTGAGGCTGTGCCCTGTGAGCACTTTGACACTGCATTTCAG GCTGTTCAAAACTGGGTAGTTGATAGGGCAGTGCTGCCACTTGAGAATTCATTGGGAGGTAGCATACATCGGAACTATGATCTATTGGTTCAGCATAGTTTGCACATTGTCGGAGAAGTTCGCCTTGAGGTTCACCATTGCTTGTTAGCCAATCCTGGTGTGAAGATTGAAAATCTGAAAAGTGTTATGAGCCATCCCCAG GCTCTTGCGCAATGTGAACACACATTAACAGGACTAGGAATTGAACATAGAGAGGCTGTTGACGACACTGCTGGTGCAGCAAAG ATTGTTGCAGAACATATGGTCCAGGATACTGGTGCTATTGCTAGTTCATTGGCTGCTAAACTCTATGGATTGGATGTTCTTGCTGAGAATATTCAG GATGGCAAAAATAATGTCACCCGTTTTATGATGCTAGCTCGAAAACCCAACATTCTTCGCAATGATAGACCATTTAAG ACAAGCATAGTCTTTTCACTAGAAGAAGGACATGGACAACTCTTTAGGGCGCTTGGTGTATTCGCACAGAGGAAAATCAACCTCACAAAG ATCGAAAGTCGTCCACACAAGGAGAGGCCTCTTCGAGTATCTGATGACTGTTCCTCACTCTTAAA GAATTTTGATTACCTCTTTTACGTTGACCTTGAAGCATCAATGGCTGATCCAAAGATTCAGAATGCTCTTGGAAATCTGAAG GAGTTTGCAACCTTTTTAAGAGTCCTCGGAAGCTATCCTACAAATGTGAATGAACCTTAG
- the LOC100216697 gene encoding probable RNA-binding protein ARP1-like isoform X1 yields the protein MTMMAPHPQPLPLAQPPAFGDTTLTKVFVGGLAWETHEGALRGHFQRYGDILEAVIISDKLTGRSKGYGFVTFKEADAAKKACEDATPVINGRRANCNLASLGAKPRPQPLQHVLRPSPPHAHALPSPHQPTPAIAVGSRSVSPVPWYYHPSTTRPPPPPAAHQQYHGVLPFYPAAATYGYSPNYVTDLSYNTKVGQAAAAGTAAGSYLQLQGHLAYQAAPAQGGMVPVYPFYHYPYHASHSQGLGVPAAHFLPPVSAAAVVSSKPTVVATPKVEWSG from the exons ATGACGATGATGGCGCCTCATCCGCAGCCACTGCCGCTGGCACAGCCGCCGGCGTTCGGGGACACCACGCTCACCAAGGTGTTCGTGGGCGGCCTGGCGTGGGAGACCCACGAGGGCGCCCTCCGCGGGCACTTCCAGCGCTACGGCGACATCCTCGAGGCCGTCATCATCTCCGACAAGCTCACCGGCCGCTCCAAGGGCTACGGCTTC GTGACGTTCAAGGAGGCGGACGCAGCCAAGAAGGCGTGCGAGGATGCCACCCCCGTCATCAACGGCCGTCGCGCCAACTGCAACCTCGCCTCCCTCGGCGCCAAGCCGAGGCCCCAGCCGCTGCAGCACGTCCTCCGTCCCTCGCCCCCGCACGCGCACGCGCTTCCCTCTCCTCACCAGCCCACGCCAG CCATCGCGGTGGGATCCAGGAGCGTGTCGCCGGTGCCATGGTACTACCACCCCTCCACGACGCGccctccgccgccgccggccgcgcACCAGCAGTACCACGGCGTGCTCCCGTTCTACCCCGCCGCCGCCACCTACGG GTACTCCCCGAACTACGTCACGGACCTGAGCTACAATACG AAGGTAGGCCAAGCGGCAGCTGCCGGCACGGCGGCCGGGTCCTACCTACAGCTACAGGGGCACTTGGCGTACCAGGCGGCGCCAGCTCAGGGCGGCATGGTGCCGGTGTACCCGTTCTACCACTACCCGTACCACGCCTCGCACTCGCAGGGCCTGGGCGTCCCCGCCGCGCACTTCCTCCCCCCGGtctccgccgccgccgtcgtctcCTCCAAGCCCACCGTCGTGGCCACTCCCAAAG TGGAGTGGAGCGGGTGA
- the LOC100216697 gene encoding probable RNA-binding protein ARP1-like isoform X3 — MTMMAPHPQPLPLAQPPAFGDTTLTKVFVGGLAWETHEGALRGHFQRYGDILEAVIISDKLTGRSKGYGFVTFKEADAAKKACEDATPVINGRRANCNLASLGAKPRPQPLQHVLRPSPPHAHALPSPHQPTPAIAVGSRSVSPVPWYYHPSTTRPPPPPAAHQQYHGVLPFYPAAATYGYSPNYVTDLSYNTVGQAAAAGTAAGSYLQLQGHLAYQAAPAQGGMVPVYPFYHYPYHASHSQGLGVPAAHFLPPVSAAAVVSSKPTVVATPKVEWSG, encoded by the exons ATGACGATGATGGCGCCTCATCCGCAGCCACTGCCGCTGGCACAGCCGCCGGCGTTCGGGGACACCACGCTCACCAAGGTGTTCGTGGGCGGCCTGGCGTGGGAGACCCACGAGGGCGCCCTCCGCGGGCACTTCCAGCGCTACGGCGACATCCTCGAGGCCGTCATCATCTCCGACAAGCTCACCGGCCGCTCCAAGGGCTACGGCTTC GTGACGTTCAAGGAGGCGGACGCAGCCAAGAAGGCGTGCGAGGATGCCACCCCCGTCATCAACGGCCGTCGCGCCAACTGCAACCTCGCCTCCCTCGGCGCCAAGCCGAGGCCCCAGCCGCTGCAGCACGTCCTCCGTCCCTCGCCCCCGCACGCGCACGCGCTTCCCTCTCCTCACCAGCCCACGCCAG CCATCGCGGTGGGATCCAGGAGCGTGTCGCCGGTGCCATGGTACTACCACCCCTCCACGACGCGccctccgccgccgccggccgcgcACCAGCAGTACCACGGCGTGCTCCCGTTCTACCCCGCCGCCGCCACCTACGG GTACTCCCCGAACTACGTCACGGACCTGAGCTACAATACG GTAGGCCAAGCGGCAGCTGCCGGCACGGCGGCCGGGTCCTACCTACAGCTACAGGGGCACTTGGCGTACCAGGCGGCGCCAGCTCAGGGCGGCATGGTGCCGGTGTACCCGTTCTACCACTACCCGTACCACGCCTCGCACTCGCAGGGCCTGGGCGTCCCCGCCGCGCACTTCCTCCCCCCGGtctccgccgccgccgtcgtctcCTCCAAGCCCACCGTCGTGGCCACTCCCAAAG TGGAGTGGAGCGGGTGA
- the LOC100284768 gene encoding organic anion transporter produces MAAKGGATPSPGGTGPAAGNGRLFTVGLVTAWYSSNIGVLLLNKYLLSNYGFKYPIFLTMCHMSACALLSYAAIAWLRVVPMQLVRSRVQLAKIAALSLVFCGSVVSGNVSLRYLPVSFNQAVGATTPFFTAVFAYIMTVKRESWITYLTLVPVVTGVIIASGGEPSFHLFGFIMCIGATAARALKTVLQGILLSSDGEKLNSMNLLLYMAPIAVIFLLPATIFMEDNVVGITIQLAKKDFTIVWLLLFNSCLSYFVNLTNFLVTKHTSALTLQVLGNAKGAVAVVISIMIFRNPVSITGMLGYTLTVFGVILYSESKKRSNKP; encoded by the exons ATGGCTGCCAAGGGCGGCGCCACGCCGTCCCCCGGCGGCACGGGGCCCGCGGCGGGGAACGGCCGCCTCTTCACGGTGGGGCTAGTCACGGCCTGGTACTCCTCCAACATCGGCGTGCTCCTGCTCAACAAGTACCTCCTCAGCAACTACGGCTTCAAGTACCCCATCTTCCTCACCATGTGCCACATGTCCGCCTGCGCCCTGCTCTCCTACGCCGCCATCGCCTGGCTGCGCGTCGTGCCCATGCAGCTCGTGCGCTCCCGCGTCCAGCTCGCCAAGATCGCCGCGCTCAGCCTCGTCTTCTGCGGCTCCGTCGTCTCCGGGAACGTCTCGCTGCGCTACCTCCCCGTCTCCTTCAACCAGGCCGTCGGCGCCACCACGCCCTTCTTTACCGCCGTCTTCGCGTACATCATGACCGTCAAGCGCGAGTCGTGGATCACCTACCTCACCCTCGTGCCCGTCGTTACTGGAGTCATCATCGCCAGCGGC GGCGAGCCTAGCTTTCATCTGTTTGGATTCATCATGTGCATAGGAGCAACTGCAGCAAGGGCGTTGAAGACAGTACTGCAAGGAATTCTTCTGTCTTCTGATGG GGAGAAGCTTAATTCTATGAATCTGTTATTGTACATGGCTCCAATTGCTGTTATTTTCTTGCTTCCTGCAACTATCTTTATGGAGGATAATGTTGTTGGCATCACAATTCAGCTTGCAAAGAAGGATTTCACGATTGTTTGGTTGCTACTGTTCAATTCTTGCTTGTCATATTTTGTCAATTTGACCAATTTCTTGGTGACCAAACATACTAGCGCACTGACTCTACAG GTTCTCGGAAATGCAAAGGGTGCCGTGGCAGTCGTCATCTCAATCATGATATTCAGGAATCCTGTGTCCATAACAGGAATGCTCGGTTACACTCTCACAGTTTTTGGCGTCATTCTTTACAGTGAATCCAAAAAGCGCAGCAACAAGCCGTGA
- the LOC100216697 gene encoding probable RNA-binding protein ARP1-like isoform X2 — MTMMAPHPQPLPLAQPPAFGDTTLTKVFVGGLAWETHEGALRGHFQRYGDILEAVIISDKLTGRSKGYGFVTFKEADAAKKACEDATPVINGRRANCNLASLGAKPRPQPLQHVLRPSPPHAHALPSPHQPTPAIAVGSRSVSPVPWYYHPSTTRPPPPPAAHQQYHGVLPFYPAAATYGYSPNYVTDLSYNTVGQAAAAGTAAGSYLQLQGHLAYQAAPAQGGMVPVYPFYHYPYHASHSQGLGVPAAHFLPPVSAAAVVSSKPTVVATPKAVEWSG, encoded by the exons ATGACGATGATGGCGCCTCATCCGCAGCCACTGCCGCTGGCACAGCCGCCGGCGTTCGGGGACACCACGCTCACCAAGGTGTTCGTGGGCGGCCTGGCGTGGGAGACCCACGAGGGCGCCCTCCGCGGGCACTTCCAGCGCTACGGCGACATCCTCGAGGCCGTCATCATCTCCGACAAGCTCACCGGCCGCTCCAAGGGCTACGGCTTC GTGACGTTCAAGGAGGCGGACGCAGCCAAGAAGGCGTGCGAGGATGCCACCCCCGTCATCAACGGCCGTCGCGCCAACTGCAACCTCGCCTCCCTCGGCGCCAAGCCGAGGCCCCAGCCGCTGCAGCACGTCCTCCGTCCCTCGCCCCCGCACGCGCACGCGCTTCCCTCTCCTCACCAGCCCACGCCAG CCATCGCGGTGGGATCCAGGAGCGTGTCGCCGGTGCCATGGTACTACCACCCCTCCACGACGCGccctccgccgccgccggccgcgcACCAGCAGTACCACGGCGTGCTCCCGTTCTACCCCGCCGCCGCCACCTACGG GTACTCCCCGAACTACGTCACGGACCTGAGCTACAATACG GTAGGCCAAGCGGCAGCTGCCGGCACGGCGGCCGGGTCCTACCTACAGCTACAGGGGCACTTGGCGTACCAGGCGGCGCCAGCTCAGGGCGGCATGGTGCCGGTGTACCCGTTCTACCACTACCCGTACCACGCCTCGCACTCGCAGGGCCTGGGCGTCCCCGCCGCGCACTTCCTCCCCCCGGtctccgccgccgccgtcgtctcCTCCAAGCCCACCGTCGTGGCCACTCCCAAAG CAGTGGAGTGGAGCGGGTGA
- the LOC100216697 gene encoding Probable RNA-binding protein ARP1-like: MTMMAPHPQPLPLAQPPAFGDTTLTKVFVGGLAWETHEGALRGHFQRYGDILEAVIISDKLTGRSKGYGFVTFKEADAAKKACEDATPVINGRRANCNLASLGAKPRPQPLQHVLRPSPPHAHALPSPHQPTPAIAVGSRSVSPVPWYYHPSTTRPPPPPAAHQQYHGVLPFYPAAATYGYSPNYVTDLSYNTKVGQAAAAGTAAGSYLQLQGHLAYQAAPAQGGMVPVYPFYHYPYHASHSQGLGVPAAHFLPPVSAAAVVSSKPTVVATPKAVEWSG, encoded by the exons ATGACGATGATGGCGCCTCATCCGCAGCCACTGCCGCTGGCACAGCCGCCGGCGTTCGGGGACACCACGCTCACCAAGGTGTTCGTGGGCGGCCTGGCGTGGGAGACCCACGAGGGCGCCCTCCGCGGGCACTTCCAGCGCTACGGCGACATCCTCGAGGCCGTCATCATCTCCGACAAGCTCACCGGCCGCTCCAAGGGCTACGGCTTC GTGACGTTCAAGGAGGCGGACGCAGCCAAGAAGGCGTGCGAGGATGCCACCCCCGTCATCAACGGCCGTCGCGCCAACTGCAACCTCGCCTCCCTCGGCGCCAAGCCGAGGCCCCAGCCGCTGCAGCACGTCCTCCGTCCCTCGCCCCCGCACGCGCACGCGCTTCCCTCTCCTCACCAGCCCACGCCAG CCATCGCGGTGGGATCCAGGAGCGTGTCGCCGGTGCCATGGTACTACCACCCCTCCACGACGCGccctccgccgccgccggccgcgcACCAGCAGTACCACGGCGTGCTCCCGTTCTACCCCGCCGCCGCCACCTACGG GTACTCCCCGAACTACGTCACGGACCTGAGCTACAATACG AAGGTAGGCCAAGCGGCAGCTGCCGGCACGGCGGCCGGGTCCTACCTACAGCTACAGGGGCACTTGGCGTACCAGGCGGCGCCAGCTCAGGGCGGCATGGTGCCGGTGTACCCGTTCTACCACTACCCGTACCACGCCTCGCACTCGCAGGGCCTGGGCGTCCCCGCCGCGCACTTCCTCCCCCCGGtctccgccgccgccgtcgtctcCTCCAAGCCCACCGTCGTGGCCACTCCCAAAG CAGTGGAGTGGAGCGGGTGA